The following are encoded together in the Actinoplanes sp. N902-109 genome:
- a CDS encoding amino acid ABC transporter permease — MSANTDAVLYDHPGPRAKVRNTALTIVFGIGLLLVLWWIYRKFDAKGQWAGPLWHPFVEGSTWTSYILPGLWSTVSAAAVAMVFSLIFGIVFAVGRLSDHRWLSVPSGVVVEFFRAVPLLLMMFFIFFGIPFLTEEPMPPFWAVVLGLTFYNGSVLAEAFRAGIRAVPTGQSEAGYAIGMRKNQVMREILIPQAARAMLPVIVSQLVVLVKDTALGYIIGYTELLQDGVNTVGANFGNVVAAAIVAAIIYIILNASLTFFAGVLERRTRRSGRAPRASAGPAPATVNATPETL, encoded by the coding sequence GTGAGCGCCAACACCGACGCTGTCCTGTACGACCACCCGGGGCCGCGCGCCAAGGTGCGCAACACAGCCCTGACGATCGTCTTCGGCATCGGCCTGCTGCTGGTGCTCTGGTGGATCTACCGCAAGTTCGACGCCAAGGGGCAGTGGGCGGGGCCGCTGTGGCACCCGTTCGTCGAGGGCTCGACGTGGACCTCGTACATCCTGCCCGGCCTGTGGTCCACCGTCAGCGCGGCCGCGGTGGCGATGGTGTTCTCCCTGATCTTCGGCATCGTGTTCGCCGTGGGCCGGCTCTCCGACCACCGGTGGCTGAGCGTGCCGTCGGGCGTGGTGGTCGAGTTCTTCCGGGCCGTACCGCTGCTGCTGATGATGTTCTTCATCTTCTTCGGCATCCCGTTCCTCACCGAGGAACCCATGCCGCCGTTCTGGGCGGTCGTGCTCGGCCTGACGTTCTACAACGGTTCGGTGCTGGCCGAGGCGTTCCGGGCGGGCATCCGAGCGGTCCCCACCGGCCAGAGTGAAGCCGGCTACGCCATCGGCATGCGCAAGAACCAGGTGATGCGCGAGATCCTGATCCCGCAGGCGGCCCGCGCCATGCTGCCGGTGATCGTGAGCCAGCTCGTCGTGCTGGTGAAGGACACCGCGCTGGGCTACATCATCGGCTACACCGAGCTGCTCCAGGACGGCGTCAACACCGTCGGCGCCAACTTCGGCAACGTCGTGGCGGCCGCGATCGTCGCAGCCATCATCTACATCATCCTGAACGCATCGCTCACGTTCTTCGCCGGCGTGCTGGAACGGCGCACCCGGCGCAGCGGGCGGGCTCCCCGGGCCTCCGCCGGTCCCGCCCCGGCCACGGTTAACGCCACCCCCGAGACCCTCTGA
- a CDS encoding amino acid ABC transporter ATP-binding protein gives MTTSEPLIVLEGVNKYFGPLHVLQDVNLAVDRGEVVVVIGPSGSGKSTLCRAINRLEPISSGTITFDGRPLPAEGKALAQLRSEVGMVFQSFNLFAHKTILQNVMLGPIKVRGEKAAAVRERAMTLLERVGIASQAEKYPAQLSGGQQQRVAIARALAMQPKALLFDEPTSALDPEMVGEVLDVMTSLAREGMTMVVVTHEMGFARHAANRVVFMADGQLVEQAAPEEFFANPRSDRAKDFLSKILTH, from the coding sequence GTGACGACGAGCGAGCCACTCATCGTCCTCGAAGGCGTGAACAAGTACTTCGGCCCGCTGCACGTCCTGCAGGATGTCAACCTCGCGGTGGACCGCGGCGAGGTGGTCGTCGTGATCGGACCGTCCGGGTCGGGGAAATCCACGCTGTGCCGGGCGATCAACCGCCTCGAGCCGATCAGCTCCGGCACCATCACGTTCGACGGCCGCCCGCTGCCCGCCGAGGGCAAGGCCCTCGCGCAGCTGCGCAGCGAGGTCGGCATGGTGTTCCAGTCGTTCAACCTGTTCGCGCACAAGACCATCCTGCAGAACGTCATGCTGGGCCCGATCAAGGTACGGGGCGAGAAGGCCGCCGCCGTCCGGGAGCGCGCCATGACCCTGCTCGAACGGGTCGGCATCGCGAGCCAGGCCGAGAAGTACCCGGCCCAGCTGTCCGGCGGCCAGCAGCAGCGGGTGGCAATCGCCCGGGCGCTGGCCATGCAGCCCAAGGCGTTGCTGTTCGACGAGCCCACCAGCGCGCTCGACCCCGAGATGGTCGGCGAGGTGCTCGACGTGATGACGTCGCTGGCCCGCGAGGGCATGACCATGGTCGTGGTCACCCACGAGATGGGGTTCGCGCGGCACGCCGCCAACCGGGTGGTGTTCATGGCCGACGGTCAGCTCGTCGAGCAGGCCGCACCGGAGGAGTTCTTCGCCAACCCCCGGAGCGACCGCGCCAAGGACTTCCTGTCCAAGATCCTGACGCACTGA
- a CDS encoding amino acid ABC transporter permease, with protein MDVFTDSANIDTYVTGFLWILKLTAAGAVGALVLGVLLAAMRVSPVPVLRGFGTAWVNIFRNTPLTLIVFFCYFGLYSALGFELSDDIDTNNYWLGVVGLSVYTAAFVCEAIRSGINTVPVGQAEAARAIGMSFLQTLTLIVLPQAARAVVAPLGSTFIALAKNATIVGTIGLMESSTAMKDLINANGDAVIPIFLVFAGTFAIVLIPTGYLFGWLANRLAVKR; from the coding sequence ATGGACGTCTTCACGGATTCCGCCAACATCGACACGTACGTGACCGGGTTCCTCTGGATCCTCAAGCTCACGGCCGCCGGGGCGGTGGGCGCGCTGGTGCTCGGCGTCCTGCTGGCCGCGATGCGGGTGTCCCCGGTGCCGGTACTGCGCGGCTTCGGCACGGCCTGGGTGAACATCTTCCGGAACACGCCGCTGACGCTGATCGTGTTCTTCTGCTACTTCGGCCTGTACTCCGCGCTCGGCTTCGAGCTGTCGGACGACATCGACACCAACAACTACTGGCTCGGTGTGGTCGGGCTCTCGGTCTACACCGCTGCCTTCGTGTGCGAGGCGATCCGCTCCGGCATCAACACCGTGCCGGTCGGGCAGGCCGAGGCGGCCCGCGCCATCGGCATGTCGTTCCTGCAGACGCTGACGCTGATCGTGCTGCCGCAGGCCGCCCGCGCGGTGGTCGCGCCGCTCGGCAGCACTTTCATCGCGCTCGCCAAGAACGCCACCATCGTCGGCACCATCGGGCTGATGGAGTCGTCGACCGCGATGAAGGACCTCATCAACGCCAACGGCGACGCGGTGATCCCGATCTTCCTGGTGTTCGCCGGCACCTTCGCCATCGTCCTGATTCCCACCGGCTACCTGTTCGGGTGGCTGGCCAACCGTCTGGCGGTGAAGCGGTGA
- a CDS encoding glutamate ABC transporter substrate-binding protein, whose amino-acid sequence MRITRLTAVVGALALAMAAAACGGDDSGSGSASGIVGKASKDKKLVFGVKADQPGLGLQTGGSYTGFDIEITKIIAKGLGVPESGIEYKTTVSANREPFIQQGQVDVVVATYTINDDRKKVVNFAGPYYVAGQDLLVRADETAITGPESLAGKKVCSVSGSTPAKRIQTDYKDAKLQQFDSYSKCVTALADKSVDAVTTDDIILAGYAAQDQYAGKLKVVGKKFSDEPYGIGVKKSDTEGCNKINEILKTAATDGSYKAAWDATLGKSGSAAPTLDVSKLTNCS is encoded by the coding sequence ATGCGCATCACCCGTTTGACAGCAGTGGTCGGGGCCTTGGCCCTGGCGATGGCCGCAGCAGCTTGTGGCGGCGACGACAGCGGGTCGGGCTCGGCCAGCGGCATCGTCGGCAAGGCCAGCAAGGACAAGAAGCTCGTCTTCGGCGTCAAGGCCGACCAGCCCGGCCTCGGCCTGCAGACCGGCGGCAGCTACACCGGCTTCGACATCGAGATCACGAAGATCATCGCCAAGGGTCTGGGCGTGCCCGAGTCCGGCATCGAGTACAAGACCACGGTGTCGGCCAACCGCGAGCCGTTCATCCAGCAGGGCCAGGTGGACGTCGTCGTCGCGACGTACACGATCAACGACGATCGCAAGAAGGTCGTCAACTTCGCCGGTCCGTACTACGTCGCCGGCCAGGACCTGCTGGTGCGCGCCGACGAGACGGCCATCACCGGGCCGGAGTCGCTGGCGGGCAAGAAGGTCTGCTCGGTTTCCGGCTCCACGCCGGCCAAGCGGATCCAGACCGACTACAAGGACGCGAAGCTCCAGCAGTTCGACTCGTACTCCAAGTGCGTGACGGCGCTGGCCGACAAGTCCGTGGACGCGGTCACCACCGACGACATCATCCTGGCCGGGTACGCCGCCCAGGACCAGTACGCCGGCAAGCTCAAGGTCGTCGGCAAGAAGTTCAGCGACGAGCCGTACGGCATCGGGGTCAAGAAGTCCGACACCGAGGGCTGCAACAAGATCAATGAGATCCTCAAGACGGCCGCGACCGACGGCTCGTACAAGGCCGCCTGGGACGCCACGCTCGGCAAGAGCGGCTCGGCCGCTCCCACCCTGGACGTCTCCAAGCTGACCAACTGCAGCTGA
- the rny gene encoding ribonuclease Y, whose protein sequence is MTALDWVLVVAIVVLAAFVAAGLVLGARALRHLQSTRSTDEQTREQAREHAAKIDDAKAKAASVRAEAAAAKAEATAARAEAKRVLESAHEEADTILEHAHRQAEADAEQVRTAARRSGEREVALLNTTVKEQSAEVERRAARIDERERLHAEEVERLVERERRLAKRDAELTEREAKLAAREQLSEEIEQQHKKELERIANLTAEQARTELIETIEGQAKREAAIVVRDIENEAKSTADTRARHIVVDAIQRIASEQTAESVVSVLHLPSDEMKGRIIGREGRNIRAFESVTGVNLIIDDTPEAVLLSCFDPVRREVGRLTLEKLVLDGRIHPHRIEEVFESAKNEVDRLCERAAEEALVDVGITDLHPQLVTLLGRLRYRTSYGQNVLKHLVETAHIAGIMAAELGLDAVTMKRCAFLHDIGKALTHEVEGSHALIGADLARKYGESDDVVHAIEAHHNEVQPQTIEAVLTQAADACSGGRPGARRESLEAYVKRLERIEEIAGGKPGVDKVFAMQAGREIRVMVRPDDVDDIGAAVLARDVAKQIEEELTYPGQIRVTVVRESRVTELAR, encoded by the coding sequence ATGACGGCCCTCGACTGGGTGCTCGTGGTGGCGATCGTCGTTCTTGCCGCGTTCGTGGCGGCCGGCCTGGTCCTGGGCGCCCGTGCGCTGCGCCACCTGCAGAGCACGCGCAGCACCGACGAGCAGACGCGCGAGCAGGCACGAGAGCACGCCGCGAAGATCGATGACGCCAAGGCCAAGGCCGCGTCCGTACGAGCGGAAGCCGCCGCCGCGAAGGCCGAAGCGACCGCCGCCCGGGCCGAGGCGAAACGGGTCCTGGAATCGGCGCACGAGGAAGCCGACACGATCCTCGAGCACGCCCACCGCCAGGCCGAAGCCGACGCCGAGCAGGTCCGCACCGCCGCCCGCCGCAGTGGTGAACGCGAAGTCGCCCTGCTCAACACCACCGTCAAGGAGCAGTCCGCCGAGGTCGAACGGCGCGCCGCCCGCATCGACGAACGTGAGCGCCTGCATGCCGAGGAGGTCGAACGCCTCGTCGAACGGGAACGCCGCCTGGCCAAGCGGGACGCCGAACTGACCGAGCGGGAAGCCAAGCTCGCCGCCCGCGAGCAATTGAGCGAGGAAATCGAGCAGCAGCACAAGAAAGAGCTCGAACGCATCGCGAACCTCACCGCCGAGCAGGCCCGCACCGAGCTTATCGAGACCATCGAGGGCCAGGCCAAGCGCGAAGCGGCCATCGTGGTCCGCGACATCGAGAACGAGGCGAAAAGCACCGCCGACACCCGCGCCCGGCACATCGTGGTCGACGCCATTCAACGCATCGCCAGCGAACAGACCGCGGAAAGCGTCGTCAGCGTCCTGCACCTGCCCAGCGACGAGATGAAAGGCCGGATCATCGGCCGCGAGGGTCGCAACATCCGGGCCTTCGAATCGGTCACCGGCGTCAACCTCATCATCGACGACACCCCGGAAGCGGTGCTGCTCTCCTGCTTCGACCCGGTACGCCGCGAAGTCGGCCGGCTCACCCTGGAGAAGCTGGTGCTCGACGGCCGCATCCACCCGCACCGCATCGAGGAGGTCTTCGAAAGCGCCAAGAACGAGGTCGACCGCCTCTGCGAACGCGCCGCCGAAGAAGCCCTCGTGGATGTCGGCATCACCGATCTGCACCCGCAACTCGTGACGCTGCTCGGGCGTTTGCGCTACCGCACCAGCTACGGCCAGAACGTCCTCAAACACCTCGTCGAAACAGCCCACATCGCCGGCATCATGGCCGCCGAACTCGGTCTCGACGCCGTCACCATGAAACGGTGCGCCTTCCTGCACGACATCGGTAAGGCTCTCACCCACGAGGTCGAGGGCAGCCATGCCTTGATCGGTGCCGACCTCGCCCGCAAATACGGCGAGTCCGACGACGTGGTCCACGCCATCGAAGCGCACCACAACGAAGTCCAGCCGCAAACCATCGAAGCCGTTCTCACCCAAGCCGCCGACGCCTGTTCCGGCGGCCGCCCGGGAGCCCGCCGCGAAAGCCTCGAGGCCTACGTCAAGCGGCTCGAACGCATCGAGGAAATCGCCGGCGGCAAACCCGGCGTCGACAAGGTCTTCGCCATGCAGGCCGGCCGCGAGATCCGCGTCATGGTCCGCCCCGACGACGTCGACGACATCGGCGCCGCCGTCCTCGCCCGTGACGTCGCCAAACAGATCGAGGAAGAACTCACCTACCCGGGCCAGATCCGCGTCACCGTCGTCCGCGAATCCCGCGTCACGGAACTCGCACGCTGA